A section of the Calditrichota bacterium genome encodes:
- a CDS encoding radical SAM protein, with translation MRELVRELVAGGFFEGWDAAPRVVPSAEASGGTAFLQINVGCPHNGCIFCPFFKDVAFSEKPLWRIAEEARFVAAECSRRGLPVRRVMLLDADALCTEQAKLEQVLRLVRAHFPGRRVSSAQVTAYDESSECLYFRRVESRVEPVEVSAFCHTESVLAKGVDGLRRLRELGLGLLWWGVETGSARLLRLMGKTKGGVPGTERERILAAGEMLRGAGIHFVAIILMGLGGERFFEEHLQETLSLLRQLDPPGVSFSDLVVAPGTGYAKLVEAGLLDVLPAERMAEQRRVFEQSDLAAVQYDYELGVDQGNGRESELGGVERAAFSPAVTRHLHVTGKAVR, from the coding sequence ATGAGGGAGCTTGTTCGGGAATTGGTAGCTGGCGGATTCTTCGAGGGATGGGACGCTGCCCCACGCGTTGTGCCATCGGCCGAGGCTTCCGGAGGCACCGCTTTTCTGCAGATTAATGTCGGGTGCCCGCACAATGGCTGCATCTTCTGCCCTTTCTTCAAGGACGTGGCCTTCTCGGAGAAGCCGCTTTGGCGCATCGCAGAAGAGGCGCGGTTCGTGGCGGCTGAGTGCAGCCGGCGTGGCCTGCCTGTGCGCCGCGTGATGCTCTTGGATGCCGACGCCTTGTGCACTGAGCAGGCGAAGCTGGAGCAGGTGCTGCGTCTGGTGCGTGCCCATTTCCCTGGGCGCCGAGTTTCGAGCGCCCAGGTGACCGCGTACGACGAGTCTTCCGAATGCCTCTACTTCAGGAGAGTGGAGTCCCGTGTGGAGCCGGTGGAGGTAAGTGCCTTTTGCCACACGGAGAGCGTGCTGGCCAAGGGCGTGGATGGGCTCCGGCGATTGCGCGAGTTGGGCCTTGGTCTGCTCTGGTGGGGCGTGGAGACTGGCTCGGCACGCCTGCTGCGTCTGATGGGCAAAACCAAAGGTGGAGTGCCAGGAACGGAGCGGGAGCGCATCCTCGCGGCAGGGGAGATGCTCCGTGGGGCGGGCATCCACTTCGTGGCCATCATCCTCATGGGTTTGGGAGGCGAACGCTTCTTCGAGGAACACTTGCAGGAGACGCTCTCCCTGCTACGCCAACTTGATCCGCCGGGCGTCTCTTTCTCCGACCTGGTCGTGGCACCGGGCACTGGTTACGCCAAGTTAGTAGAAGCGGGGCTCTTGGACGTCCTACCAGCGGAGAGGATGGCCGAGCAGAGGAGGGTTTTCGAACAGAGCGACCTTGCGGCGGTGCAGTACGACTATGAGCTGGGCGTGGACCAAGGGAACGGCCGCGAGAGCGAGTTAGGCGGCGTGGAGCGTGCGGCTTTCTCCCCTGC